In Cherax quadricarinatus isolate ZL_2023a chromosome 65, ASM3850222v1, whole genome shotgun sequence, the genomic stretch CCTTCCGAGTTGAGAGTTTCTTGTAGGTTAGTCTGCTCCTTTCTGAATATCAGGCAGAATTGAAGACATAGCCAGATTCCACAAATACCTTAGAAGGGTAGTATAGATTTACATTTTAACGCTATGATATTCTTTAGATCATTGTCACCTTATGTTGACATATCTTCAACTGATGGACACTTGCTTATAAATAGCACACACTAACTATAGAGGAAGTactgaccaaacaaaatagaccAGGTGCTCATATTGAAGATGAAAGTGATCACAAAGCCGGCCATGAAGAAGATGATGGCCATGCCCCAGATGGTGTTCGGTGTTgtctgcaattattattattattattattaccagaactgtggaaaattttggattttcttaaattcagcatgtgtaaatttgaataatacaataactgtgtaataaaatatgatgctgatttgaccctttagagaaatttcgagtggggggggagagggtggagaacAGCTGCTAAGTAACGCCGGGGAGGGAGatgccatattgaatttaatgtgtgagcACTGGACTTAATTGTTCACCAGTAATTCGGCGTTTTCCGAGGCCAATTTGAGGTGTTTcagcctgaatttgtaataggaacccttgttaatgtcccctgctgaagaattgggacagggaATTTgtgggacctcaagaattacgtgTAGATGGAGAAAGATAAGGGAACATCACTCACAGGGTAGTACaccattagtccttgcatttagatcaCTAGCTgaccagtgtagggtctaggtgtcagGTAGGTGCTgcggtgtgatccatctacagtaattaaatagtAAGTGTTAATATGAATATTTTATGTACCCAGCAAGTAAATCAAAATCCTATACAGTCCACACAACTttaattaccagagtagctgATTTTAGTATTGtatttattaatttaatgtccGGTATGGCTTTTTGTGAGAGTGTTGAAAAAGTGGGTAGCCGAAGGAATTGTAGTTCAGCGACCTACTGCAACTAAGTCCCACCTAcgtcacccaaattacttgcggGTAATAATTCAGATAATGCTCTGTAagcctcctgcaggtgatttgctcaataataataataataataataataataataataataataataataataataataataataataataataataattcccacaagaattgtcattattattattattattattattattattattattattattattattattattattattattatttgcgtgAAGTGCTAAATCCGTGTGGGTAAATCAGCATAAGGAGTGCTGGAGACTCGATCTTCCGTTCGTGTATTGTTACACGTTAAACGATAGCATTACAATGAGAAACATCTCTAACTGGATAAGGAGAGCATGCGAGgcagacagttttttttttttttatagattttACCATCGAAGTGGCTAGTCAGATGTGTGCTCCCTACCCATTCTGTGGATATGAGGAAGAGTAAGAACTTACTAATAAACAAAAGGCCtgagaactaggccccaaaagagttAAGAGGGGCGCTTCTGGACCGACAAGTAGTTGAAAAAGAAAATGAAATCAGTTATGACACTTTATTTGGAGCTTTCGGTCCTAGGAACTAAAATGTCGTAAGTGATTACATTTTATGTCTCATTCCATATACCACTAAGCTACTGAACATCTATGAGGTCTTACCCGTGAGTTGGAAGACGCCATGGGACAAGAAGACTAGTATGAACCACATGTACGAACCAACAGGAATGGAGTGAGGTACTGTCAGCCGCTCATGTTATGAGATAACCTTATCAACGTTATCCACTAGAATGTGGCAGAAATATCATGAGAGATAACAGTATGTGGCGGCATCAACGTGGTAAGAGATTATGTGCCACAATGTACTTGAAGATACCTGATGATAGAATCAGAAACACTCGGTAAAGGGGAATCTTCCATCCTAACAGCAACACACTTTAGAGGTGATGAAtatgatacatgtgcaacacctgaataTCTTTATTgtcaaaacgtttcgccaactacTGACTTCGTCAATTCAACACAGAGAGACGGATTACCTCGACTCCTACAGTCTCCTGTTttaagatttttagattttgccactgaagtggctagtttattgtgcactccatatccatcctgtggacggtagtgcaagagcatatggatacacaaaaggcccaggaactaggccccaaaagggttaacaggtgtatatatgggtttatatctacatatctacagttcacttatctgttacaagcaaatttaagaaatttgcttaatatatctggtatcttattttcattaataagatatcttgacatatcacataggttattatactgtctgtctctgtattcctcaataagtggacaattaagcacatagtgttcaagacagtgaccatatgcctgatcacataatttgcatttagtttgatcatcatctgtgtgtctcccaaactgccagaagtacttgtaacctagcctaagcctggccactacaacatcagtcagtctgttcacattgcaagttgctccataaacttacttatctatgttcatgttatagtgggttatagatctactcaggcttctaactgcattcccataacaatcattttcattatttacttctctcctaatattattcctaatgctagacacagatataccaaagttatattctatattctccttctgggtactcttcttggctaacatatcaactttatcatgaaggagtaatccaatgtgtgatgggatccatagcaattgtacattaatccccttgtccctgatttttgagtatccatacctggcttctccaatgtgcatgttgttggagtcattatatgagtcaagagtcttcaatgacgacatagaatcagtaatgatgatagagtcaagctcagtgtcataagttagctttagcgcccttaggattgcaaacaattcagtttgcaatgttgttaattcttatgcctaacttaacaaatttattatcgttcttaactagggaggtggcaacaagagcagatgcagccctgccagaagactcctgtttagatccatcagtgtatataacttgtgataacttatttctaccagctaggcgagaaatttcttcttgaccagttgctttaacaagtgatttaaggaagggtttactagcaatgagtttcttgggagggacttgcaggtatgtgatattaaatgaatacatcttccatggaggggtgaaatgctcttgttgcctacagtgatacagttcatgcaggttttAAAAcctaatgcaattgcacgttttcacaatccatttagatctgtgtgtatttacctctagacactaggtaagattcattgtgacagtgtctggttcatgtcttaacattctaataccgattagtgttaatctcaacaatcctatcactgatactccAGTTTTAACAGCTTCAAATAACCTTAGTATTGAattcataaagccactggttggcgaaacgtcttcagaataaagataaccaggtgttgcacatgtgtcttattcattcaTCAACTTCTCGGTAAGGTATACCATTAATGTTATGACACTTCAATAACAGAGGAATAAATGCACCAGCCTACTGGTACTAGGCATCATGACGGATACTCTTTCACAATTCAACGTTACCTACTCTTATCATGTTTTCCAATTAAATGGTTGTATTTTGTTTACCAGGATCAGCATGATGAAGAAACAAAtgatatatacaccgaaaggtgtatgtctctcggtgttaTATATGCAGTAAGCTTACTTCAAACCCTGCTTTTAAGAGACTGAGGTGAGTTTCAGCCATACGATGATCAGCTCAATGGAGCTTGTGGTTACATGACCCAGCTTCCTTtttatggtactctgccttgacaaaaaactgaaagattgactacaaatcacccagaacaaaatggtaagattcatcatggacctggatccaggagaacatgtaggccaggatggtaagattcatcctggacctggatccaggagagcatgtaggccaggataaattacaacaattggatatgttgaatgttgaagacaaaGTAAAAcagaagttaaatcaagtttataaaactgatcacaaacagtgtccagaatatcttgctgccaattttgtcaaggctgggaactaaagcaatcatagtaatacggggagagagcacaactttggtACAATAATTTGCCTTTCATGTAAAATACTAGAAGTACAATAATCTCCCCTTATGTAGAATACTAGAAGTACAATAATCTCCCCTCATGTAGAATACTAGAAGTACAGTAATCTCCCCTCATGTAGAATACTAGAAGTACAATAATCTCCTCTCATGTAGAATACTAGAAGTACAATAATCTCCCCTCATGTAGAATACTAGAAGTACAGTAATCTCCCCTCATGTAGAATACTAGAAGTACAATAATCTCCCCTCATGTAGAATACTAGAAGTACAATAATCTCCCCTCATGTAGAATACTAGAAGTACAATAATCTcccctcatgtagagtactagtggtacaataatctcctctcatgtagagtactagtggtacaataatctccctctgtgtgcggccaacagtaacagcctggttgatcaggccctgatccaccatgaggcctggtcgcagaccgggccgcagggacgttgacccccgaaaccctctccaggtatactcatgtAGATTAGTAGTGGTACAATAGTAGTGGAGTTCAGTGCCtctagtggtgagagtggtggcctTGAGAGgttccttgaaggtggtggtggcatAGATCACATCCAAGGAATGTGATCTATGCCGCCTGGGAGTGAACTTATCCTCCCAGGTGGTCCATGACCCCCACGGGTTGAGCACTCCACCATgagtagtactgatagtgatggtgtaatagtgtcatctagtggtggtagtcagagttagtcaggttatcagtgatggtgttatagtgaaggtCAGAACAGTGACCAACCTCAAGGTTACTAAAGGTCAGTTAACCTTCAATGGTCGTACAGAAGAGAGGTGTTGCTCCTCCTTCTGCCACCCCCGCCGGCTTTACCGCTTCCCCATTCTTTTAATACACCTAAATAACGTAAGTATTGTCTGGTGACGTATTTGTCAGTACAGCAGcagagttgagctgcagctcctggtccccaccACCAGTTTGGTCACCAAACTATTAATATTTTAATAGTCTTAATTTAATTTTCTTTAGGGTCTGATGTCTTGGCGGGGGCGATTGATGCGAGGAACTAGAGCTACTCCCCCACTTCTGATCAAATATTAACTAACACTAGGTGTTACACCCAAAATGGTGCATCCAGTTCTgggctggtttttttttttttccattattgAAAAACAActtagtgaaggtctcttgatccaaggaacttgctCCTTGTGATCCAGATAGACTTCTATGTAAACAAATTTTTAGTCGTCAGGTCTATGAGAAACAAATATTAAAGAAAAAGATAGCTTTACTTACTATGTTAAACATTAATTGGTATATCAGTCAgacagtaatgttactagtttgtTACATGGTAATGTTTGCCTATAAATGTGTGTAATGTTCATGGTTATATGCGAATTTTTTGTTTCAggtgtgctgtatagtccttgtggcttagcgcttctttttttattataataattgtttcAGGTGTGGTAACTGAGGATTGCTGTGCCTgactgtctgctgcaacattgatcaacaacaaccttgaccagtctgaggagtggACACAGCCACACTAGTAAATGGTCTGACCCATAATATTTAGTGTTATATGGAGATGTAGCAGTTAGAGACGCCGGTAGAGGTGGGCAGGGCCCACTTGTAAGGTATTTCCAGGTTATAAGTCCACTAAAGTTTGGTTATTGAAGCAGATAGTATTTGTATTAggtgggaaggtggtggggagagtaAAGGAAAGATTGTAAGCAATTGATATCAAAAGTAGCTTAGTGGAGAGTATTAGCTTATCTCCTGACCAGAGATTTCATCTCTGGTCAGGAGATAATGAGGAATGTATTCTATAGGATGGAAATAAAAATTGGAGAAATGGGTTGTAAAGTTTAGAACTGAAGACATTAGATTTTAGGAAGTTTTAGTTAgtgtaatatgtttattatgcagtaAATATCCATCCTGCAAGATTGTAGGAAGCAgagatgaaatgtgtaagtgataAATCACGGCTCAGTTGGTAGTGGCGTCAACTGAAGAACCAAGATTCGATCCCGGGCACAAGTGGGCATGTTCCCTTATATCCATTGGCACGGttcacataaaggaggaacactgcagcaggcctactggtaggggtcacatcctgggggaggaTAAATACCCTAATGAAAATGTCATATATGTCATCCTGACTTGTGTAATTGTGTTAATCTACTGAGTTTAGTgttgtgagggtaatggtagaggtcttgatgccggGTGTAATGAAAGCCTATAAATCAGGCATATCCATTATTAagacataagaaaggagcactgaagcaggcctattggcccatgttaggcaggtccaactgtCAACCACTCGTttgtctaatctatttttaaaactacacagccaAAGTTTTAGCTTCATGAATGAATAAATTTTCCTTAGGCAGGATATGTTATAGCCGGAAAAGTCGTCAACTTCCTCAGAAATGTGGAATTAACCACATCTTCCTATTTTTCAGTAGTGTTGTAGAGGGTCTGGCCATGATCTGTATTAGAACGTCTGGGGGGGGGAAGCATTTTTTTTAATTGGATTATACAGTATTTACAGAGTATGTAGGCTAATCTTGCCTAGACCCCctcttgatcttgcctagaccccctcttgatcttgcctagaccccccccttgatcttgcctagaccccccttgatcttgcctagaccccctcttgatcttgcctagacccccccttgatcttgcctagagccccccttgatcttgcctagaccccccttgatcttgcctagaccccccttgatcttgcctagaccccccttgatcttgcctagaccccccttgatcttgcctagaccccccttgatcttgcctagaccccccttgatttCAACTAGAACCCCTCGATCTTACCTTTACCTCCCTTCATCCCCCCTTGCGCGGTCATTGCTCTGCAAATTAGTAACCTGGAGTATGCTGCATAGttgtggtgtatatatataacacttTGCATGTCTACAATTACTTAGTTTCTGCTATCAAAATAACTTATAGAATTAGGTGGTGTTAAGTGTGATAGGTAAGGTATAGAACtggagaatctgctatatgcattatgaatgcatatagcaggggagagtaatcttCCCCGAAGACATAGGTTACGTAGAACTGTGGGCCTGGGAACCCACCAACGACATTTAAAAGCTGCATGGAATATGTTTTTCGCGCAGTTTCTAAGGGGATGTTGGTGGGTTCCGAGCTTTGGGTAGTAATTGCAGTGGGTGTTCTACGTATTTTGTCTTTGGCAAGTTTAATGTTGCTTCGTTTACTAAGTTCACAAAACTGACACTTGGAGAGGAAACTTCAGACGTTTCGGTATAACCTGGGTTTTTTCTGAGACCACTCTCGACTGCACCTGGCCATAGTTTTGATACCTTTTTTCCTGGACCAGATTTCTCTAACTTTCGTTATGTTTCCACATAAATGGTGAACAATACCAAGTTGGTAAGACATTGTGACAGGTATCATTATTCATGAAATGTTTCGCTTGGGAAGTAGGCTTTATCTGTCGACTACAGGAGTGACAGCAATCTTTGAGACTAAATTGGAGAGTCGGTTATGAGCTCTACCCTCCAACCTTGATAAAATATGGTCAGTCTCTAAGCCAGACTTTTTATTTACTTCTACTTTCTTACTTAGCATTGGCCAACAGGAATATTGGAGTTTCTTTTCATGTTTATTGTAAGCTCCTGTTGAATTTTATTATTGAAGGTTAACATGTCGCAATTTCTCGGCTCTTTTTTTGTACTGACACTTTCAGCTACGAatattgttactattactaccattaatGTTACTACCTCCATTACTACCAGGACTTACTGCtagactgactaccatcacttaTTGCCAGTACTAATACTACCCCGATtagcattatcactaccaccattggtATTACCGCAAACCTTACCAATACTACctacactactattgttgttattactactgcttttACTTCTGTCTATACCATTACTACTGTTTTTTGAAACAATCGACAGACGTCATTAGTAATTTCAACCCCCTTCCCCTCCATGGTTTTTGCGACCTGTCTTGTGGTCTATTATACTTTTTGATCCTTGATCTGACTTGATACTCGTCCACGAGAAACCAAAAGATCGTCTCGAAATGCTTCTCCATTGTTGGTTTCCATAAATGTATTGTCAGTAGTTTTATATATTTAGGTAGTTAGGTTAAGAATAGAACtggagaatctgctatatgcattatgaatgcatatagcaggggagagtaatctcccccgaaggcatagattacgtagaactgtgggcctgggaacccaccaacgaccttcagtagctgtctgCAATCTGTTATTGCACATGGTTTCCTTGGGGATGTTGGTGGGTTTcgggctttgggtagtggttgtggtgggtgttctacgtttTTTATGCCTTTGGCCAAACTGTGCAGAGTTAAATATTGATTCATTGATTTTACACAATTTCATTATTTTGGAAAATTTAAGCGGCGTTCAGGTTCCTATGAATATAAAAGTATATTAGAGCTCAGAATTGCAGTTGGTTTGATAGTTTGTAAGTAATGAAGTTTGACAGACGTTAATGATGAAAATAATGAAATCCTCTGTGATCTGAAGTGAAATGTTAGTCGGCAGAAAGGATTTACTAACATCTGATGCTGAGTAGTATAGTTTAGGGGGTGATTTAGACTGGTATTAGTGAGAATAGGATTATTAACCCTGCTGGGTTAGAAACCCAGAAAAATAGTGTCTGGGCTTGAATGTAGTGGTCCTCAGGTTGTGCCTAGGATGCCAGCCATTAGTGGCAGGTAAGGTAGGTTATAAATACGGCCGAGTTCCAGCTGGTTAGATAACccatagtgttggttgttagccgAGTGTGCTGCGAGGGACGTGGAAGTGTAGGGGAAATATGAAGGTAGTATCATTACATTGTTAAATTTGGATGCCCTTCAAGGGGTGTCTTTGTATTAATGAAGGTAATCTTGATACAAGCAGTTGCAAGTACCCTTCTCTTCCTTGGACCTAACCCGATTGGGGAATGTTAGGCAAACTGTGTATCTAGATATTAATAGGGGTTAGTTATTTTGGGAAATTTTATATGGGTAAATGTGCACGTATGTAAAAGTTggcattggggggggggggagttgaagcGGTAAACTCTCGGGACAGGTCGATGAAAGTCAATCAGGTTTGAATCAGAGGAGAGTAGTGCAAGTTAAGATTTTTTTTCCCAGTTCAATATAGGCGTCTAAGGAATATTAAGAGTAGATTTGGCTATGTTGTAATGAGTTTACCCTCTAACTTGTTTAATTGCCGCAGAATCCTCCTGACAAACAAGACAACACTGGAGACGAGAGGTGATCATAATAACCTGTATTAGAAGACTTGTGCACGCGGAAGTATTTgcagtgaagatagtgttgtacATGACTGTCCAGTATCGCAACACTTAGCACagcttcctgaacacaaggtcaCAGTTTTAAATTTCATATCATACcttcctagatgcactagaagacaaagaatgcagatgtaatatatacagactttgcaaaagccttcgacaagtgtgaccatggcgtaacagcgcacaaaatgcgtgctaaaggaataacaggaaaagtcggtcgatggatctataatttcctcactaacagaacacagagagtagtcgtcaacagagtaaagtccgaggcagctacggtgaaaagctctgttccacaaggcacagtactcgctcccatcttgttcctcatcctcatatccgacatagacaaggatgtcagccacagcaccgtgtcttcctttgcagatgacacccgaatctgcatgacagtgtcttccattgcagacactgcaaggctccaggcggacatcaaccaaatctttcagtgggctgcagaaaacaatatgaagttcaacgatgagaaatttcaatttctcagatatggtaaacacgaggaaattaaatcttcatcagagtacaaaacaaattctggccacaaaatagagcgaaacaccaacgtcaaagacctgggagtgatcatgtcggaggatctcaccttcaaggaccataacattgtgaacattaaaatggtataaaataccgacagattgttaggtaagacacatatgcaacagttaggtatctttattttgaaacgtttcgcctacacagtaggcttcttcagtcgagtacagaaaagttgatagaagcagaagatacttggagacgatgtaatcagtccatcacccttaaagttttgaggtggtcagtccctcagtctggagaagagcattgttccgttgtctgaaacaatatgaagttgaagtgacagaatcgggccttatatagtgccaggaggtgagacgtaggttgatttgggagggcaggtccttctcaaacccagccgttctcactagtagaggttgtcgaagtagatggtctgtaccaagatacccttgtgttgcattgtatcgatcgcatctgctagaaaaatgacaggatggataatgagaaccttcaaaacgagggatgccaagcccatgatgacactcttcaggtcacttgttctatctaggctggaatattgctgcacactaacagcacctttcaaggcaggtgaaattgccgacctagaaaatgtacagagaaccttcacggcgcgcataacggagataaaacacctcaattactgggagcgcttgaggttcctgaacctgtattccctggaacgtaggcgggagagatacatgattatatacacctggaaaatcctagagggactagtaccgaacttgcacacgaaaatcactcactacgaaagcaaaagacttggcagacgatgcaacatccccccaatgaaaagcaggggtgtcactagcacgttaagagaccatacaataagtgtcagggggccgagactgttcaactgcctcccagcatacataagggggattaccaacagacccctggcagtcttcaagctggcactggacaagcacctaaagtcggttcctgatcagccgggctgtgcctcgtacgttggtttgcgtgcagccagcagtaacagcctggttgatcaggctctgatccaccaggaggcctggtcacagaccgggccgcgggggcgttgacccccggaactctctccaggtaaactccaggtaagcacagcttcctgaacacaaggtcaCATGAAATTTAAAACTATCATACCTCAAACTACTAATAATAGCAGTATTGAGGCTATCCgcctcattactactactgttagtagGGTTGGGGTAtgtattcccccccccctcgagCTTAAAGCTCCCGAATTGTGTGAATGTTGTCCTCCTGCTGACAAATACAGCAGTTGAGGCTTTTCTCAgttattttctttatttcttttgtTCCTTGAACACCTGTGTTCTCTGAAAATATTTTTGCTGTGATAAAGAAAGACAATATATTGTTACATTTTAATTAATGATCTTAAGTGTATCGAACCTTGTAGGTTGAAGATATTCcccatgttgtgggcagctgctgtggtgaagtccatgttgtgggcagctgctgtggtgaagtccatgttgtgggcagctgctgtggtgaagtccatgttgtgggcagctgctgtggtaagtccacgttgtgggcagctgctgtggtaAGTCCACGTTGTGGGCAGTTGCTGTGGTAAGTCcacgttgtgggcagctgctgtggtaAGTCCACGTTGTGGGCAGCTGCAAGTCTTCAGAGatatcaccagcagtaacaccccaGAAACAATGTCTGCAAAGATAAAAGTATGGACATTACTAGATTATTCATGAACTGCAGTAAGCAATAGTTTGAAGTCTATGTATTTAGAATGTTTCCTTCAGTATTTTGTAGAAAGAAAACTTGCTAAAATATTTTCAAAGCTGATCAATCAAAAATTATCTTGAAAGTGGAGTAACCCAAGTTTAAATTACCACAGGTTGATGGAACTGGAAGAGCtggaggtgttggtgtggtggagggcagaGGAATGACTAGTGGCGCCATTATTCTTGACCTCCATGGCTAAATGGCGCCATTGACCTGGAGGAGGGGGGTGATGCCGTCAGTTGTtgtttgtggggaggggggaggtcgTTAGGGAAAGGGTCGGAGGTtggctggtggtggaggggtttGGGGGTGAGTAgttagttgttactggtgggagggggggagggtgatggggagggggggagggagatggttgtcacttggtaattactaAGGGACTAACATAGTCTTGTTACGGTGTGTTAACGTGGCTTTAACCTTATTTGAAACGCCGTGGACACTAGCCCAGACACACTCGTATTTCTAATGAACAATACCAATGGACTCGTGTTGAAAACTGTCTCCTTGATGTTGGGCTTACGTATTTAACatctcttgtgggtt encodes the following:
- the LOC138854625 gene encoding uncharacterized protein; translation: MAPLVIPLPSTTPTPPALPVPSTCDIVSGVLLLVISLKTCSCPQRGLTTAAAHNVDLPQQLPTTWTYHSSCPQRGLTTAAAHNMDFTTAAAHNMDFTTAAAHNMDFTTAAAHNMGNIFNLQGSIHLRSLIKM